From a region of the Campylobacter showae CSUNSWCD genome:
- a CDS encoding helix-turn-helix transcriptional regulator — MKTLNLTQKQVAQEIGVTQGAVSLWFHFKNTPTTQNANAMKRLYGWDTEIWDSPEKLYAFWKNNTHLFGGLKILRKANNGNA; from the coding sequence ATGAAAACTTTAAACTTAACTCAAAAACAAGTGGCGCAAGAAATCGGAGTTACTCAAGGAGCGGTTTCTCTATGGTTTCACTTCAAGAATACGCCGACGACGCAAAACGCTAATGCTATGAAAAGGCTTTACGGCTGGGATACCGAAATATGGGATAGCCCTGAAAAACTCTATGCCTTTTGGAAGAATAATACCCACTTATTCGGCGGTCTGAAAATACTACGAAAGGCAAACAATGGTAACGCCTAA